The Brachionichthys hirsutus isolate HB-005 chromosome 1, CSIRO-AGI_Bhir_v1, whole genome shotgun sequence genome has a window encoding:
- the phospho2 gene encoding pyridoxal phosphate phosphatase PHOSPHO2 → MKTLMVFDFDHTVVDDNSDTWVIRCLPSRTLPDSVRRLYRRGHWTDFMCKVMAYIGEQEVGPDGVRGVMEAIPLTAGMVELLSFIAEHKSSIDCIVISDSNAIFIDWILQRSGLRAAVDQVFTNPAKFNERGHMEVASHHAHSCSRCPANLCKRAVLERYLSEQSGTGVAYERVFYVGDGGNDLCPTACLRRHDVAMPRKGYALEKLLARLQSRGGAASLRADVVSWSSGVDILKELQASLWR, encoded by the exons ATGCTTGCCCAGccggactctccctgactccgTGAGGAGGTTGTACCGAAGAGGCCACTGGACCGACTTCATGTGCAAAGTGATGGCCTACATCG GAGAACAGGAGGTCGGTCCGGACGGCGTCCGCGGCGTGATGGAGGCCATCCCTCTCACGGCGGGCATGGTGGAGCTGCTGAGCTTCATAGCGGAGCATAAGAGCAGCATCGACTGCATCGTCATCTCGGACTCCAACGCCATATTCATCGACTGGATCCTGCAGCGATCCGGACTGAGAGCAGCGGTTGATCAGGTGTTCACCAACCCGGCAAAGTTCAACGAGCGTGGCCACATGGAGGTGGCCTCTCACCACGCGCACAGCTGCAGCCGGTGCCCCGCCAACCTCTGTAAGAGGGCGGTCCTGGAGCGCTACCTGTCCGAGCAGTCTGGGACCGGCGTGGCGTATGAGCGCGTGTTCTACGTGGGGGACGGTGGGAACGATCTCTGTCCCACTGCCTGTTTGAGACGCCACGATGTGGCGATGCCCAGGAAGGGCTACGccctggagaagctgctggccAGGCTCCAGAGCCGGGGCGGCGCCGCCTCCCTCAGGGCCGACGTCGTTTCCTGGAGCAGCGGCGTTGACATCCTGAAGGAGCTGCAAGCAA GTTTGTGGCGCTGA
- the mesd gene encoding LRP chaperone MESD, translated as MATGFRRSVMFLLCALLLCVPAAGGGGGGGKAEKKKDIRDYNDADMARLLEQWEEDDDIEEGDLPEHRRAPPPIDLSKMDASKPEELLRMSKKGRTLMVFATVSGTPTERDTEDITGLWQGSLFNGNYDVQRFVVGSNRAIFMLRDGSMAWEVKDFLTAQERCLDVTVEGQVFPGKASKNDVDQKKKKKKKKQPGSKQPDVEGNRAGHFKQEL; from the exons ATGGCGACGGGCTTCAGAAGAAGCGTCATGTTCCTGCTCTGTGCGCTTCTGCTCTGCGTCCCGGcggcgggcggcggcggcggcggcggcaaggCCGAGAAGAAGAAAGATATCCGGGACTACAACGACGCCGACATGGCGCGGCTGCTGGAGCAGTGGGAG GAGGATGACGACATTGAGGAAGGCGACCTCCCGGAGCACAGGAGGGCTCCTCCCCCCATTGACTTGTCCAAGATGGACGCCTCCAAGccggaggagctgctgaggatGTCGAAGAAAGGCCGGACGCTGATGGTCTTCGCCACGGTGTCGGGGACGCCGACGGAGCGGGACACGGAGGACATCACCGGCCTGTGGCAGGGCAGCCTCTTCAACGGGAACTACGACGTCCAGAG gttCGTGGTGGGCTCTAACAGGGCCATCTTCATGCTGCGGGACGGCAGCATGGCCTGGGAGGTCAAAGACTTTCTCACCGCGCAGGAGCGCTGTTTGGACGTCACTGTGGAGGGACAGGTGTTTCCTGGGAAGGCGTCCAAGAATGACGTGgatcagaagaagaagaagaagaagaagaagcagcctgGGAGCAAACAGCCCGACGTGGAGGGGAACCGGGCCGGCCATTTCAAGCAGGAGCTGTGA
- the tlnrd1 gene encoding talin rod domain-containing protein 1 → MAAPAGSLRLKRRLSSVCDACKARMQLVADLLLLSSETRPVSGPDGAAPADTFERCRDTAIARTKELNILTHDIQSQLNMGRFAEVGARLLEMADLVVSLTECSAHAAYLAAVETPGSQPCQPGLVDRYKVTRCRQEVEQSCGVLRLTPLPDLTPDLLLELSQNISSNLRSLTEASALASERSRDRFAKDQFKLGVKSVSASGTAFLACVREVRSRPGELTRSRCVLFSAALAHAVGALVGFATEPQFLGRAASVSPEGKGVQTAVLGGAMSVVSACVLLTQGLRDVAQHPEGSSKMADYRERLRSSACAVSDGGTLLTQALRERSSPRTLPPVDAHSVN, encoded by the coding sequence ATGGCGGCCCCCGCCGGCAGCCTGCGGCTGAAGCGGCGCCTGTCGTCGGTGTGCGACGCCTGCAAGGCGAGGATGCAGCTGGTGgccgacctgctgctgctgtccagcgAGACCCGGCCCGTCTCCGGCCCGGACGGCGCCGCGCCGGCCGACACCTTCGAGCGGTGCCGCGACACCGCCATCGCCCGGACCAAAGAGCTGAACATTCTCACCCACGACATTCAGAGCCAGCTGAACATGGGCCGCTTCGCCGAGGTGGGGGCCCGCCTCCTGGAGATGGCCGACCTGGTGGTGTCTCTGACCGAGTGCTCCGCCCACGCCGCCTACCTGGCGGCCGTGGAGACGCCCGGCTCCCAGCCGTGCCAGCCGGGCCTGGTGGACCGCTACAAGGTGACCCGCTGCcggcaggaggtggagcagagCTGCGGCGTCCTGCGCCTGACGCCGCTGCCGGACCTCACGCCGGACCTCCTCCTCGAGCTGTCCCAGAACATCTCCAGCAACCTGAGGAGCCTGACGGAGGCGTCGGCGCTGGCGAGCGAGCGCTCCAGGGACCGCTTCGCTAAGGACCAGTTCAAGCTGGGAGTGAAGAGCGTGAGCGCCAGCGGCACCGCCTTCCTGGCGTGCGTCAGAGAGGTGAGGAGCCGGCCCGGCGAGCTGACCCGGAGCCGCTGCGTCCTGTTCAGCGCCGCTCTGGCCCACGCGGTCGGCGCCCTGGTCGGGTTCGCCACCGAGCCTCAGTTCCTGGGCCGAGCGGCCAGCGTCTCTCCTGAAGGGAAGGGCGTGCAGACGGCGGTGTTGGGCGGGGCCATGAGCGTGGTGTCCGCCTGCGTCCTCCTCACTCAGGGGCTCCGGGACGTGGCGCAGCATCCGGAGGGCAGCTCCAAGATGGCCGACTACCGCGAGCGGCTGCGGAGCTCGGCCTGCGCCGTGTCGGACGGCGGCACGCTGCTCACTCAGGCGCTCCGGGAGCGCTCGTCCCCGAGGACGCTGCCGCCGGTCGACGCCCACTCTGTGAATTAG